A single genomic interval of Acidimicrobiia bacterium harbors:
- a CDS encoding DUF3151 family protein, whose protein sequence is MADVTLTPSGPPETVLDAEPDERLRALSDALALDEPHRRAAIASAVAQWPRFLDGWARLGDAGRDVIEAYSAYRVGYHRGLDRLRANGWRGSGYVRWEHESNRGFLRALAGLQRTAAEIGETDEAERCAHFLRQLDPTWPPAP, encoded by the coding sequence ATGGCTGACGTAACCCTCACCCCATCTGGTCCCCCCGAGACGGTGTTGGACGCCGAGCCCGATGAGCGCCTTCGGGCCTTGTCCGATGCGCTGGCGCTTGATGAGCCCCATCGTCGCGCCGCTATCGCGTCGGCGGTGGCGCAATGGCCACGCTTTCTGGACGGGTGGGCTCGGCTCGGCGACGCCGGACGGGATGTGATCGAGGCGTACTCGGCCTATCGAGTGGGGTATCACCGGGGTTTGGATCGGCTGCGAGCCAACGGGTGGCGCGGCAGTGGGTACGTCCGCTGGGAGCATGAGTCCAATCGTGGATTTCTGCGGGCCCTCGCCGGACTGCAGCGCACCGCCGCCGAAATCGGCGAGACCGATGAGGCGGAGCGATGCGCCCATTTCCTCCGGCAACTCGACCCCACCTGGCCCCCGGCGCCGTAG
- a CDS encoding ribonuclease D, whose product MSDESPVDYVWIDTPDAFVALVDTLAAVEVYGLDTEFHRERTYHARLALLQLSWPDGIAVVDPLAVDVAPLARVLAGPGLCVMHAASQDLEILVRVCGTLPSRLFDTQVAAGFVGYASVGLGALVQGELGVKLPKADRLTDWMVRPLAAEAITYAASDVAHLHELHHRIVAKLVERGRLQWAEDECELHRVRPTSGQEPERAWWRIKEARSLRGRAAAVAQVLAAWRERRAADLDRPVRFLLADLALVSMAQRPPESPDDLRRVRGLEDGKRKGNAGQELLTVVAEGQSLDLAAVLVPPVEGVDRSRRATASLVSAWAAQRARDLEIDPAILATRSDVETLLMGEGGRLAAGWRHDAVGEPIRALAAGEASLAVDGQGRLVLEARSGISFVE is encoded by the coding sequence GTGAGCGACGAATCCCCGGTCGACTACGTCTGGATCGATACCCCCGATGCCTTCGTCGCCCTGGTTGACACCCTGGCGGCGGTGGAGGTCTACGGGCTCGATACCGAGTTTCATCGCGAGCGCACGTATCACGCCCGGCTGGCCCTGCTGCAGTTGTCCTGGCCCGACGGGATCGCGGTAGTCGACCCTCTGGCGGTAGATGTTGCCCCGCTGGCGCGTGTGTTGGCCGGCCCGGGTCTGTGTGTGATGCACGCGGCTAGTCAGGATCTGGAAATCCTGGTGCGAGTCTGCGGCACACTGCCCTCCCGGCTGTTCGACACTCAGGTGGCGGCCGGTTTCGTGGGCTACGCCAGCGTGGGTCTCGGCGCGCTGGTGCAGGGCGAACTGGGGGTGAAGTTGCCCAAAGCAGATCGGCTCACGGACTGGATGGTCCGTCCGTTGGCGGCGGAGGCCATCACCTACGCGGCGTCAGACGTGGCCCACCTGCACGAACTCCATCACCGCATCGTGGCGAAGTTGGTGGAGCGGGGCCGTCTGCAGTGGGCCGAGGACGAGTGTGAGCTGCATCGCGTGCGGCCCACCAGCGGCCAGGAACCCGAGCGGGCTTGGTGGAGGATCAAAGAGGCTCGGTCGCTACGGGGACGGGCTGCTGCGGTGGCCCAGGTGCTGGCGGCATGGCGGGAGCGGCGGGCGGCCGACCTCGACCGGCCGGTGCGCTTCTTGCTGGCCGATCTGGCGCTCGTGTCGATGGCCCAGCGTCCCCCCGAGTCGCCCGATGATCTGCGTCGAGTGCGGGGGTTGGAGGATGGCAAGCGCAAGGGCAACGCCGGCCAGGAGTTGCTTACCGTGGTGGCGGAAGGTCAGTCGTTGGATCTCGCCGCCGTGCTCGTGCCCCCGGTGGAGGGCGTGGACCGCTCCCGGCGGGCCACGGCGTCGCTGGTGAGTGCATGGGCCGCCCAACGGGCCCGTGATCTCGAGATCGACCCGGCCATCCTGGCCACGCGGTCGGATGTCGAAACGCTGCTCATGGGCGAGGGTGGTCGGTTGGCTGCCGGATGGCGACACGACGCCGTGGGGGAACCCATCCGGGCGCTGGCGGCGGGCGAAGCCTCGCTGGCGGTCGATGGCCAAGGCCGACTCGTGCTCGAGGCGAGGTCCGGAATCTCTTTCGTCGAGTAG
- a CDS encoding acyl-CoA synthetase (activates fatty acids by binding to coenzyme A), with amino-acid sequence MRFPGTFAATHPEKPAVIMAGSGEIITYAQVDAEANRLSRVLRSAGLQPGDHIALCLENHPHFLSVMWGCHYAGLYYTAMSSRLTTEEMAYIIEDCGAQGFITSRHKAEQANELQALMPSVKLRLMLDGTAAGYESYEASIATHSADPLEEDRVEGQDMLYSSGTTGRPKGVKVPLPGAPLGEGNDSVAGLAEGLFGSNESTVYLSPAPLYHSAPLRFCRATHRLGGTVVVMERFDPEEYLALVQQHRVTFTQVVPTMFVRMLKLPPEVRNAYDLTSLQVVVHAAAPCPTEVKLRIIEWFGPIVHEYYAGTEGNGFVYCNSTDWLAHPGTVGTAVLGSIHIVGEDGEDAPTGTPGTVYFGGEAAASFQYHNDAKKTAESRDPKGRGWSTLGDVGYLDDDNFLYLTDRRAYMIIAGGVNVYPQEAENVLAMHPKVNDVAVFGVPNDDFGEEVKAVVEPISMEAAGPELERELIAYCQEHLADVKCPRSVDFRPELPRHPTGKLYKRLLKDEYWADAGRSI; translated from the coding sequence ATGCGCTTCCCTGGAACCTTCGCCGCCACCCACCCCGAAAAGCCAGCCGTCATCATGGCCGGCAGCGGCGAGATCATTACCTACGCCCAGGTTGATGCGGAGGCCAACCGCCTCTCCAGGGTCCTGCGCTCTGCCGGCCTGCAACCGGGCGACCACATCGCGCTCTGCTTGGAGAATCACCCCCACTTCCTCAGTGTGATGTGGGGCTGCCACTACGCCGGCCTCTACTACACCGCCATGAGTTCCCGCCTCACCACCGAGGAGATGGCCTACATCATCGAGGACTGCGGAGCGCAGGGGTTCATCACCTCCCGACACAAAGCCGAACAAGCCAACGAACTGCAGGCGTTGATGCCCTCGGTGAAACTCCGCTTGATGCTCGATGGCACCGCGGCAGGCTACGAATCCTACGAAGCCAGCATCGCCACCCATTCCGCCGACCCGCTGGAAGAAGACCGGGTCGAGGGACAGGACATGCTCTACAGCTCCGGCACCACCGGTCGGCCCAAAGGGGTAAAGGTGCCGCTGCCCGGCGCCCCGCTGGGCGAGGGCAACGACAGCGTCGCCGGGTTGGCCGAAGGATTGTTTGGATCCAACGAGTCGACCGTGTATCTCTCGCCCGCCCCGCTCTATCACTCCGCCCCGCTGCGCTTCTGCCGCGCCACCCACCGCCTCGGTGGAACCGTGGTGGTGATGGAGCGTTTCGATCCGGAGGAATACCTCGCCCTGGTGCAACAGCACCGCGTCACCTTCACCCAAGTAGTTCCCACCATGTTTGTTCGCATGCTGAAACTGCCACCAGAGGTGCGCAACGCCTACGACCTCACCTCCCTACAGGTGGTGGTGCACGCCGCCGCTCCCTGTCCCACCGAGGTCAAGTTGCGCATCATCGAATGGTTCGGACCGATCGTGCACGAGTACTACGCCGGCACCGAGGGCAACGGTTTTGTGTATTGCAACAGCACGGATTGGCTCGCCCATCCCGGCACCGTGGGGACAGCCGTGCTCGGGAGCATTCACATCGTGGGCGAAGACGGTGAGGACGCCCCCACGGGTACGCCCGGGACCGTGTATTTTGGCGGTGAGGCGGCCGCCAGTTTTCAGTACCACAACGACGCCAAAAAGACAGCCGAATCGCGCGACCCAAAGGGCCGGGGCTGGAGCACCCTGGGTGATGTGGGCTACCTCGACGACGACAACTTCTTGTACCTAACCGACCGCCGGGCGTACATGATCATCGCGGGCGGTGTGAACGTGTACCCCCAGGAGGCGGAGAACGTGCTTGCCATGCACCCGAAGGTCAATGACGTTGCGGTGTTCGGCGTGCCAAACGACGACTTTGGTGAAGAGGTGAAGGCCGTCGTCGAACCCATCTCCATGGAAGCGGCCGGTCCGGAGCTGGAGCGCGAGTTGATCGCGTATTGCCAAGAGCATCTGGCTGACGTCAAGTGTCCGCGTTCAGTTGACTTCCGACCCGAACTACCCCGGCATCCGACCGGCAAGTTGTACAAGCGACTACTGAAGGACGAGTACTGGGCAGACGCAGGACGGTCGATCTAG
- a CDS encoding ABC transporter permease: MTDLVSPPDGIATNPPPASPASDKKIKTAKKTGALGIGGWIATIWLITLTAAAVFAPWLPLDDPAKTDFSVPKNNSSPFTAGHLLGTDNNGYDILARIVWGGRVSLVVAAGVLIIGMLVGGTIGLLAGFFRGKSETLLMASVDVFLAFPALILLIAIVAFLGADLLNVVLGISLVSIPAFARISRATTLTYAQREFVLAARAAGASQKRILAREILPNVILPLLAFGLLVVGIAIVAEGSLAFLGLTSTETISWGGMINGGKKPLQQDNIAHTAMIPAVTMFLTVLAVNVLGDRFRAAFDVKESML, encoded by the coding sequence ATGACTGACCTCGTTTCCCCACCCGACGGGATTGCCACCAACCCCCCGCCGGCTTCCCCCGCTTCCGACAAGAAGATCAAGACCGCCAAGAAAACCGGCGCTTTGGGCATCGGCGGCTGGATCGCCACCATCTGGCTCATCACCTTGACCGCCGCCGCCGTGTTCGCGCCCTGGCTGCCGCTCGACGATCCCGCCAAGACCGATTTCTCCGTGCCCAAAAACAACTCGTCGCCCTTCACCGCCGGACACCTTCTCGGGACGGACAACAACGGCTACGACATCCTCGCTCGCATCGTCTGGGGAGGGCGGGTGTCCCTGGTGGTGGCCGCCGGTGTGCTCATCATCGGGATGCTGGTGGGCGGCACCATCGGCCTCCTCGCCGGATTCTTCCGGGGCAAAAGCGAGACCCTTCTCATGGCCTCGGTGGATGTCTTCCTCGCCTTCCCCGCCTTGATCCTGCTCATTGCCATCGTGGCTTTCTTGGGCGCCGACCTGCTGAACGTGGTGCTCGGCATTTCACTCGTCTCGATCCCCGCCTTTGCCCGCATCTCCCGGGCCACCACCCTCACCTACGCCCAACGTGAGTTCGTCCTCGCCGCCCGGGCGGCCGGCGCCAGCCAGAAACGGATCCTGGCGCGGGAGATTCTCCCCAACGTCATCCTTCCCCTCTTGGCCTTCGGTCTGCTGGTGGTGGGCATCGCCATCGTGGCCGAGGGCAGTCTGGCGTTCCTCGGCCTCACCTCCACCGAGACGATCAGTTGGGGCGGCATGATCAACGGGGGCAAGAAACCCCTCCAACAGGACAACATCGCTCACACCGCCATGATCCCTGCGGTCACGATGTTCCTCACCGTGCTGGCGGTCAACGTACTGGGTGACCGCTTCCGGGCGGCCTTCGATGTGAAGGAATCCATGCTTTGA
- a CDS encoding histidine phosphatase family protein, whose amino-acid sequence MELLLIRHGLPLRVDEGDTTGPADPALSDVGLRQASDLAAWLASERIDAIWCSPMRRARETAAPLAAGLSLPITVHDHLAEFDRDAGSYIPIEELKAANDPRWYELPERPEHFRDEVVGAMERIVGAHGGQRVAVICHGGVINAYAGHVLHIDEPLFFLPDYTSVSRVLAASTGERSIGSLNETPHRRSL is encoded by the coding sequence ATGGAGTTGCTCCTCATCCGCCACGGACTCCCGCTTCGGGTTGACGAAGGCGACACCACCGGCCCCGCCGACCCCGCGTTATCGGACGTCGGCCTGCGCCAGGCCAGCGATCTCGCCGCCTGGCTGGCCTCGGAGCGGATCGACGCCATCTGGTGCAGTCCGATGCGCCGAGCGAGGGAAACCGCCGCCCCTCTCGCGGCGGGCCTCTCGCTCCCCATCACCGTTCACGATCACCTCGCCGAGTTCGACCGAGACGCCGGCAGTTACATACCGATCGAGGAACTCAAGGCGGCCAACGACCCCCGCTGGTACGAACTTCCCGAGCGTCCCGAGCACTTCCGGGATGAAGTGGTGGGGGCAATGGAACGCATCGTCGGAGCTCACGGAGGCCAACGGGTGGCGGTGATATGCCACGGCGGCGTGATCAACGCCTACGCCGGACACGTACTCCACATTGACGAGCCCCTCTTCTTCCTCCCGGACTACACGAGCGTCAGCCGCGTGCTGGCGGCGAGCACCGGCGAGCGGAGCATCGGCTCACTCAACGAAACACCCCACCGCCGTTCCCTCTAG
- a CDS encoding glycerophosphodiester phosphodiesterase — protein sequence MASRSHYPFLDGARPLAIAHRGGASEAPENTMPAFNHAVSLGYHYLETDVHVTADGILVAFHDDRLDRVTDRTGLIADLPWSEVRKAKVDGREPIPLLEDVLTTWPEVRINLDPKQDDVAAPLAAAIIRTNSVDRVCVGAFSGRRIAKIKALVGDRLCTSMGPREVARLVAVSQGLPGGGSHLAPCAQVPTHQGPIPLVTKRFVAAAHRRGIQVHVWTIDDPDEMTRLLDLGVDGIMTDRPQILKNLLVSRGTWS from the coding sequence ATGGCATCCCGATCTCACTACCCCTTCCTCGACGGCGCACGACCGCTGGCCATTGCCCATCGCGGCGGTGCCTCCGAGGCTCCCGAAAACACGATGCCGGCGTTCAACCATGCCGTGTCACTCGGCTACCACTATCTGGAAACCGACGTCCATGTCACCGCCGACGGCATCCTCGTTGCCTTCCACGACGACCGCCTCGACCGCGTCACCGATCGCACCGGGCTCATCGCCGACTTGCCCTGGAGTGAGGTGCGTAAGGCCAAGGTGGACGGCCGTGAACCCATTCCGCTCCTGGAGGATGTCCTCACCACCTGGCCGGAAGTGCGCATCAACCTCGATCCGAAGCAAGACGATGTGGCTGCCCCGCTCGCCGCCGCCATTATCCGAACCAACTCCGTGGATCGCGTGTGTGTCGGCGCCTTCAGTGGCCGCCGCATCGCCAAGATCAAAGCACTGGTGGGCGATCGCCTGTGCACCAGCATGGGCCCGCGCGAGGTGGCGAGGTTGGTGGCGGTTTCGCAAGGCCTCCCTGGAGGTGGGAGCCATCTGGCACCCTGTGCGCAGGTACCCACCCACCAAGGTCCGATCCCCCTGGTCACCAAGCGGTTCGTGGCCGCCGCCCACCGCCGCGGGATCCAGGTGCACGTGTGGACGATCGATGATCCGGACGAAATGACCCGCCTACTCGATCTCGGAGTGGACGGGATCATGACCGACCGCCCGCAAATCCTCAAGAACCTGCTCGTCAGTCGGGGCACCTGGTCCTGA
- a CDS encoding alpha/beta hydrolase has translation MGHLFVTEHGASPGAWRVVCVHGSLDRSAAFARTGRLLADFHVVRYDRRGYGRSIAVGPSDRFDDQVDDLAEIVGETPSVLVGHSLGGVVALAFAQRHPSLALAVVAYEAPMPWDASWPSVTAGSAAMSAEVDPADAAERFMRRMIGDERWEALPLGTREQRRAEGPALVAELRAVRAPSPAPYVAEELVIPVVAAHGTESAPHHQAGTRHLAERAPKGELHKVEGAGHGVALTHPGALADLTRRAVALVEPPG, from the coding sequence ATGGGGCACCTCTTCGTCACTGAGCATGGGGCATCGCCGGGCGCGTGGCGCGTGGTGTGCGTGCACGGATCCTTGGACCGCTCCGCCGCCTTCGCCCGTACGGGCCGTCTCTTGGCTGATTTCCACGTGGTGCGCTACGACCGCCGCGGCTACGGCCGGTCAATAGCAGTAGGACCCAGCGATCGCTTCGACGATCAGGTCGATGATCTGGCGGAGATCGTGGGGGAGACGCCATCGGTGCTGGTTGGACACAGCCTGGGTGGGGTGGTGGCGCTGGCCTTCGCGCAACGCCACCCATCCTTGGCTCTGGCGGTGGTTGCTTATGAGGCACCGATGCCGTGGGATGCATCCTGGCCGTCGGTGACCGCCGGCAGCGCGGCCATGAGTGCCGAGGTGGATCCGGCTGATGCGGCCGAGCGATTCATGCGGCGCATGATCGGTGACGAACGCTGGGAGGCCCTTCCCCTGGGTACCCGCGAGCAACGACGCGCTGAGGGTCCGGCGCTGGTGGCGGAGTTGCGGGCGGTACGGGCCCCGAGCCCAGCTCCCTATGTGGCAGAAGAACTGGTCATTCCGGTGGTGGCGGCCCACGGCACCGAGTCGGCCCCCCACCACCAGGCAGGCACCCGCCACCTCGCCGAGCGCGCCCCGAAGGGCGAACTACACAAGGTGGAGGGTGCCGGTCATGGCGTGGCCCTCACGCACCCAGGGGCGCTGGCAGACCTGACCCGGCGCGCCGTCGCGCTCGTCGAACCACCGGGCTAG
- a CDS encoding patatin-like phospholipase family protein, which translates to MGKLRDLLRRRSGPVAMVLSGGGNQGAVQVGMLRSLLEHEIHPELVLGCSIGAINGAVYAQDPTLQGVERLEEIWRGLDTAGFVPSGWLPHAIALARRGESIDTNDGLRGMLEGILQHDTFEELTIRFQCVATDVAGVREVWFSNGPLVNPLLASAAMPAVLPAVVIDGVRYLDGAIVNDVPISRAVELGARTIYVLHCGTIDRPRPEPKRPFDVAVQAYWLARHHRFKRDLENLPSEVEAIVLPTGSTQTLRFNDFTHSEDMMARSHAATDAFLDGFVDDNGPLPSDARPRGAASTEHGLMPTDR; encoded by the coding sequence ATGGGCAAGTTACGTGACCTTCTCCGTCGGCGGAGCGGACCGGTGGCCATGGTGCTGTCGGGGGGTGGCAACCAGGGCGCCGTGCAGGTGGGGATGTTGCGCTCCCTGCTGGAGCACGAGATTCACCCTGAGTTGGTGCTCGGTTGCTCCATCGGGGCGATCAACGGAGCGGTGTACGCGCAGGATCCAACGCTCCAGGGGGTTGAACGCCTCGAGGAGATTTGGCGAGGACTCGATACCGCCGGGTTCGTGCCCTCGGGCTGGCTTCCCCACGCCATTGCCCTAGCCCGACGAGGTGAATCCATCGACACCAACGATGGGCTGCGAGGGATGCTGGAGGGGATCCTGCAGCACGACACCTTCGAGGAGTTGACCATTCGCTTCCAGTGTGTCGCCACCGACGTGGCCGGGGTGCGGGAAGTGTGGTTTTCCAATGGCCCCCTCGTAAATCCCCTGTTGGCATCGGCGGCCATGCCCGCCGTGTTGCCAGCGGTGGTGATCGATGGTGTTCGCTACCTCGATGGCGCCATTGTGAACGATGTTCCGATCAGTCGGGCGGTGGAACTGGGCGCTCGCACGATCTATGTCTTGCATTGCGGCACCATCGACCGGCCGCGCCCCGAACCGAAACGACCGTTCGATGTGGCGGTGCAGGCCTATTGGCTGGCCCGCCACCATCGCTTCAAACGCGACCTCGAGAACCTGCCGTCGGAGGTGGAGGCGATTGTGCTTCCTACGGGATCTACCCAAACGCTGCGCTTCAACGACTTCACCCACAGTGAGGACATGATGGCCCGTTCCCATGCTGCGACCGACGCCTTTCTCGATGGATTCGTTGATGACAACGGCCCGCTGCCGAGCGACGCTCGGCCCCGGGGCGCGGCGAGCACGGAACACGGTCTCATGCCGACCGATCGGTAG
- a CDS encoding crotonase/enoyl-CoA hydratase family protein, with translation MSDRVLIDVENGIADVRLNRPDKLNALDVAMFQGIVAAGESLKDDPAVRVVVLSGQGRGFCAGLDFSSFQAMATPEPAGGEAPAMAIGQTNGGITHLGQQAAWVWQEMGVPVIAALHGAVLGGGLQIALGADLRLVAPDAKLAVLEARWGLIPDMTGTVILPRLVGIDVAKELTFTGRMVSGTEAVALGLATRLAEDPHGAAMALAAELVTKSPEALREGKRLLNLSGTRSLADQLLDERATMASLIGSPNQVEATTAFFEKREPRFH, from the coding sequence ATGTCCGACCGAGTCTTGATTGACGTGGAAAACGGTATTGCTGATGTGCGGCTCAACCGCCCGGACAAACTCAACGCCCTGGATGTGGCGATGTTTCAGGGGATCGTGGCGGCGGGGGAGTCGCTGAAGGACGACCCGGCGGTGCGGGTGGTCGTGCTCTCGGGCCAGGGCCGGGGTTTCTGCGCGGGACTGGACTTCAGCAGTTTCCAGGCGATGGCCACCCCCGAGCCCGCCGGGGGCGAGGCTCCGGCAATGGCAATCGGGCAGACCAATGGTGGGATCACCCATCTTGGTCAACAGGCCGCGTGGGTGTGGCAGGAAATGGGGGTGCCGGTGATTGCCGCCTTGCATGGTGCCGTGCTGGGAGGCGGTCTGCAGATCGCCCTCGGAGCCGATCTCCGACTGGTGGCACCCGACGCGAAGTTGGCGGTGCTGGAGGCGCGGTGGGGTCTGATCCCGGATATGACCGGGACGGTCATCTTACCGAGGTTGGTGGGAATAGACGTGGCCAAGGAGCTCACCTTCACCGGACGCATGGTGTCGGGAACTGAAGCGGTGGCCTTGGGCCTCGCAACGCGCCTGGCGGAGGATCCCCATGGCGCCGCCATGGCGTTGGCGGCGGAGTTAGTGACAAAAAGTCCCGAGGCCCTGCGGGAGGGGAAGCGCCTCCTGAACCTGTCGGGGACGCGTTCGCTGGCCGATCAACTCCTCGACGAACGCGCCACCATGGCCTCGCTGATCGGGAGTCCAAACCAGGTGGAGGCCACCACCGCCTTTTTCGAGAAGCGGGAGCCCCGCTTCCACTGA
- a CDS encoding ABC transporter permease translates to MGILKGAVTRLLKLLAVVLVVSFLTFSLTKLLPGDPVVVLLGPQYSNVEVREAVQEDLGLNKPFLTQYVQYLGNVAQGDLGRSYTSKFETTELLKQKLPATIELMLLAQLVSLTLAIPLALFSAFRSNSRTDKAITTASFGLISIPGYAFAVFLVWLFALRFNWFPAIGYQPISEGIVGNLRSIALPLAVLVAGLTAVYTRLLRSDLISTLQEDFILMARSKGLPTRYILARHALRPSSFSLITVFGIQFGTLIGGAVIIEQFFVLPGIGSLAIESILKRDYLVVQGVVLLIAISFVLINFLIDILYTILDPRVRRAGA, encoded by the coding sequence ATGGGAATCCTGAAAGGTGCGGTTACGCGGTTGCTCAAACTGCTGGCCGTGGTACTGGTCGTGAGTTTCCTCACGTTCAGCCTGACCAAACTCCTTCCGGGTGATCCCGTTGTTGTGCTCCTCGGCCCCCAGTACTCCAACGTCGAAGTGCGCGAGGCAGTCCAAGAGGACCTCGGGCTCAATAAGCCCTTCCTCACGCAGTACGTCCAGTACCTCGGCAACGTCGCCCAGGGCGACCTAGGCCGTTCGTATACCAGTAAGTTCGAGACCACTGAGCTACTGAAGCAAAAGTTGCCCGCCACCATCGAATTGATGCTGTTGGCCCAGTTGGTCTCCTTGACCCTAGCTATTCCATTGGCCCTGTTCAGCGCCTTCCGGAGCAACTCCCGAACCGACAAAGCCATCACTACGGCCTCTTTCGGGCTGATTTCGATACCCGGCTACGCCTTCGCGGTGTTCTTGGTGTGGTTGTTTGCCCTGCGGTTCAACTGGTTCCCGGCCATCGGCTATCAGCCCATCAGCGAAGGGATCGTCGGCAACCTACGTTCGATTGCCCTCCCCTTGGCTGTGCTGGTGGCAGGCCTCACCGCCGTCTACACCCGTCTGTTGCGCAGCGATCTGATTTCTACCCTCCAGGAGGACTTCATTCTCATGGCGCGGTCCAAGGGATTGCCGACCCGGTACATCCTGGCGCGCCACGCCCTCCGACCGTCGTCGTTCTCACTCATTACCGTGTTTGGCATCCAATTCGGCACCCTCATCGGTGGTGCGGTCATCATCGAGCAGTTTTTTGTGCTCCCCGGCATCGGCAGCCTCGCCATTGAGTCGATCCTCAAACGGGATTACCTGGTGGTACAAGGGGTAGTGCTCCTCATCGCCATCTCCTTCGTCCTCATCAACTTCCTCATCGACATCCTCTACACCATCCTCGATCCGCGAGTCCGACGGGCTGGAGCCTGA
- a CDS encoding acyl-CoA dehydrogenase: MTTLDVSAPETDEATVLALCEALLAEFPPQDTDVVTFLGRQFDLGLGWVHFPVGQGGLGLSPGLQRTINETLLAAGAPIAAYRNIIGHGMGAPTIVTHGSAAQKDRYLRPLFTGEEIWCQLFSEPGAGSDVASLATKAVRDGDEWIINGQKVWTTLAHLARWGMLVARTDPDAPKHKGMTYFVVDMHGPGVEVRPLFQLTGEAEFNEVYFTDARIPDAERLSDVGEGWGVTLTTLMNERVAIGGGIPAKGAGFIGEAVRLFEVHGADPVKRDPLMRLWARAEVLRLTNIRASQKRAMGDPGPEGAIGKALSAELNKDITAFMMGIMGAEAMLKPEGYPMERATHAMRWGSPQQAFLRTRANSIEGGTTEITKNIMGERVLGLPGDVRTDKVLPWSQVPRN, from the coding sequence ATGACCACGCTTGATGTTTCTGCGCCTGAAACCGACGAAGCCACCGTGCTCGCCCTGTGTGAAGCGTTGCTGGCGGAGTTCCCTCCCCAAGACACCGATGTTGTGACCTTCCTCGGTCGGCAGTTCGATCTTGGTCTGGGTTGGGTGCACTTCCCGGTAGGTCAGGGGGGTTTGGGCCTGTCGCCGGGCCTGCAACGCACGATCAATGAGACCCTGCTGGCCGCTGGGGCTCCGATCGCCGCCTACCGAAACATCATTGGGCACGGAATGGGGGCGCCCACCATCGTGACCCACGGCTCGGCGGCGCAGAAGGACCGCTATCTCCGTCCACTCTTCACCGGAGAGGAGATCTGGTGTCAGCTTTTCTCGGAGCCGGGCGCCGGGTCGGACGTCGCGAGCCTCGCCACCAAGGCCGTGCGGGACGGTGACGAGTGGATCATCAACGGGCAGAAAGTGTGGACGACCCTGGCGCACCTGGCCCGGTGGGGGATGTTAGTGGCCCGCACCGACCCCGATGCGCCCAAACACAAGGGCATGACCTATTTCGTGGTGGACATGCACGGTCCTGGTGTGGAGGTTCGTCCTCTCTTTCAACTCACCGGTGAGGCCGAGTTCAATGAGGTCTACTTCACCGACGCGCGGATTCCTGATGCCGAGCGCTTGAGTGATGTGGGGGAAGGGTGGGGCGTCACGCTCACCACCTTGATGAACGAACGGGTGGCTATTGGTGGCGGCATCCCGGCGAAAGGGGCGGGGTTCATCGGCGAGGCCGTGCGCCTCTTCGAGGTTCATGGTGCCGATCCGGTGAAGCGCGATCCGCTCATGCGCTTGTGGGCCCGCGCCGAGGTGCTGCGCCTCACCAACATCCGGGCCAGCCAGAAACGTGCCATGGGTGATCCCGGCCCCGAGGGGGCGATCGGCAAGGCGCTGTCGGCCGAACTGAATAAGGACATCACGGCGTTCATGATGGGCATCATGGGGGCGGAGGCGATGCTCAAGCCGGAGGGCTATCCGATGGAGCGGGCCACGCACGCCATGCGCTGGGGAAGCCCGCAGCAGGCGTTCCTGCGTACCCGCGCCAACTCCATTGAGGGCGGTACTACCGAGATCACCAAGAACATCATGGGTGAGCGAGTACTCGGCCTCCCCGGCGACGTGCGCACCGACAAGGTGCTGCCGTGGTCGCAGGTGCCGCGCAACTAA